A window of Pecten maximus chromosome 12, xPecMax1.1, whole genome shotgun sequence genomic DNA:
tgcaatatgcataactaggcaccaaggggaaccttcatatgaaatttgagaaagatccattcagttctttctcggaaatagcgataacaaacttcaactgtcaaaatccaagatggctgcctgtcggccatgttgttatccgattggtctcaaatcgcaatatgcataactaggcaccaaggggagcctacatatgaaatttgagaaagatcccttcagcactttctcagaaatagcgataacaatcttcaactgtcaaaatccaagatggcggcctgtcggccatgttgtttttcgattggtctcaaaatgcaatatgcataactaggcaccaagggcaactttcatatgaaatttgagaaagatcccttaaatactttctcagaaatagtgataacaaacttcaattgtcaaaatccaagatggctgcctgtcggccatgttgttttcagattggtctcaaaatgcaatatgcataactaggcaccaagggcaaccttcatatgaaatttgagaaagatcccttcagtactttctcagaaatagcgataacaagaattgtttacggacggagggacggacggacggacggaccacggacgcagggcgatttgaatagcccatcagatggtgggctaaaaaagcATGGCTGAAATATGTCCAAACACGTCTTTCCTGGTAACACCGCTATACACTATTATTTAAAATAGTTTCTGAAAGGATCGCTTATACAAGATATGATGAAAACATTTGTTCAGTAAAACAGGTCCGAAACATTTATATTACCGTGGTGAAAAACAATGGATTATGGAATCATGTTCATGATGGATACACCTTTAGACATTTCTTGGTGGGTGTTGAGGTCGGTTCAAAGATGCTATACAAAATGTGAAACAATGGGGAATTGACCGATGATAACACATCATCATATATCCAGAATTGAATCTTCGGTACTCCATCAATGTAAGATTTCACGACGAGAAACTTGTCACGGGCACCTCAGAACAAAAATAGTCAGAGACCTTTAGCTAGTTGAAGAAAGTCTTCGGTTGAACACTGATATTGAACAAGAACAAAAAAAGTTGTTCGTAAAGTTCTCTCCTGTTCAAATCCTCTCGCCTCTTCATAACAGAGAAAATTTTAGGTTTTCATGAAGCTGGGGTTTTATCACTGAAACTAGTATCTATTACCGTCCGAGTAAGGAGGGGGCGGGGACACGGATGCCTCTACCGTCATGGTCGGATTGGTCTGTCCCATCACGTCAAATGGCGGACCGCCTGCCGCCTGATTGGGTGGAGGGTGAAAAGTTTCATTACCATCCTCGCCACACATCGGCCCCACTGAAACAGCGAGAATCTATATGTAGCAACTAGTCGCTAAATACCAAAGCTTGTGCAGCGTCATATGTGAATGTCAATCTGTTGCGATGACAAACATTCATTTATCAATAACAGAGACATAGACTGGATAGAGAGATATGTCTCTGTCAATAACGATATTAAGAGTGATTTCAACAAAAACTGATCCGATATCCATTATTTTTGGTGGCCCAGTACGATTAGAGTCTCCATGTACCATCGCtagaaacatatatatcttcTGCCATCGctaattaaacaattaaacgAGATTGACTGGTGTTTGATTAAAATCTCACACTTCCATATATGGTAACTGAATGATCACGTGAGATGTTTAACCAATCGGATATACTTACACATGATATCGCTGTTACATTCTGAAGGACAAGCTTCCATCTCGTTATCTGGTGTTAGGTCGATGGGTTTGGAATTTTTGTAAATACAGATGACAATAATAGCAATAGCAGCGATGAAAAGCAGTACACCAACGACAATGCCGGCAATCATACCACTGAAAAAATAACGAAACGAAATGGAAATATAAATCGGTATAACACGGGCTATAGACAATGCATGATATAGTTCGGAGACAATTTCCTGATCTCCTGACTTTAAGATGTATTAATGCGTTGCATTTTATTGTGAATaacaattttataaaatatgtcaAGACAATGCTTCTTTAAAAACACGGAGTAGATTCCAAACCAAGGACAGTTTATCAACATTTTGTGAAATGTGATGAGATGTGTAATATTGGCCATACATGTACTTACGCATTGGTCTTGTTCTGACAACATGTCCTGTACACCGTGTAACCACAGCACCCCGCGTCACAGTAGCCATAATATGAGAAATACTCCTGGCTGTAGGAGTAAGAGTAGGTTAGGTATTGGTAACAGAAGTCCCCAGCATCACAACCTGAAATACAAAGTAGGTTATAGTACtggcagagacatatatacatgtatatatgtctctggtactGGTAACAAAGACCTCCGACATCACAGCCTGAAATACAAAGTAGGTTATAGTACTGGTAACAAAAGTCACCGACATCACAGCCTGAAATACAAAGTAGGTTATAGTACTGGTAACAAAAGTCACCGACAtcacagtctgaaatacaaagtAGGTTATAGTACTGGTAAGAAAGGTCTCCGTCAtcacagtctgaaatacaaagtAGGTTATAGTACTGGTAACAAAAGTCACCGACAtcacagtctgaaatacaaagtAGGTTATAGTACTGGTAAGAAAGGTCTCCGTCAtcacagtctgaaatacaaagtAGGTTATAGGTACTGGTAACCAAGGTCACCGACAtcacagtctgaaatacaaagtAGGTTATAGGTACTGGTAACAAAAGTCACCGCCATCACAGCCTGAAATACAAAGTAGGTTATAGGTACTGGTAACAAAAGTCCCCGTCAtcacagtctgaaatacaaagtAGGTTATAGGTACTGGTAACAAAGGTCTCCGTCATCACAGCCTGAAATACAAAGTAGGTTATAGGTACTGGTAACAAAAGTCCCCGTCAtcacagtctgaaatacaaagtAGGTTATAGGTACTGGTAACAAAGGTCACCGACAtcacagtctgaaatacaaagtAGGTTATAGGTACTGGTAACAAAAGTCCCCGTCAtcacagtctgaaatacaaagtAGGTTATAGGTACTGGTAACAAAAGTCTCCGTCAtcacagtctgaaatacaaagtAGGTTATAGGTACTGGTAACAAAAGTCACCGACAtcacagtctgaaatacaaagtAGGTTATAGGTACTGGTAACAAAGGTCTCCGTCAtcacagtctgaaatacaaagtAGGTTATAGGTACTGGTAACAAAGGTCAACGTCATCACAGCCTGAAATACAAAGTAGGTAACAAAAGTCCCCAGCATCACAGCCTGAAATACAAAGTAGGTTATAGGTACTGGTAACAAAAGTCACCGACATCACAGCCTGAAATACAAAGTAGGTTATAGGTACTGGTAACAAAAGTCACAGACAtcacagtctgaaatacaaagtaggtcactgacatcacagtctgaaatacaaagtAGGTTATAGGTGCTGGTAATAAAGATCTCCGTCATCACAGCCTGAAATACAAAGTAGGTTATAGTACTGGTAACAAAGGTCACCGACATCACAGCCTGAAATACAAAGTAGGTCACTGACATCACAGCCTGAAATACAAAGTAGGTTATAGTACTGGTAACAAAGGTCACCGACATCACAGCCTGAAATACAAAGTAGGTTATAGGTACTGGTAACAAAAGTCACCGACATCACAGCCTGAAATACGAAGTAGGTTATAGGTACTGGTAACAAAGGTCTCCGTCATCACAGCCTGAAATACAAAGTAGGTTATAGGTACTGGTAACAAAAGTCACCGACATCACAGCCTGAAATACAAAGTAGGTTATAGGTACTGGTAACAAAGGTCACCGACAtcacagtctgaaatacaaagtAGGTTATAGGTACTGGTAACAAAGATCTCCGTCAtcacagtctgaaatacaaagtAAGTTATAGGTACTGGTAACAAAGATCTCCGACATCACAGCCTGAAATACAAAGTAGGTTATAGGTACTGGTAACAAAGGTCACCGACAtcacagtctgaaatacaaagtAGGTTATAGGTACTGGTAACAAAGGTCACCGACAtcacagtctgaaatacaaagtAGGTTATAGGTACTGGTAACAAAGGTCACCGACAtcacagtctgaaatacaaagtAGGTTATAGGTACTGGTAACAAAGATCTCCGACATCACAGCCTGAAATACAAAGTAGGTTATAGGTACTGGTAACAAAAGTCACCGACATCACAGCCTGAAATACAAAGTAGGTTATAGGTACTGGTAACAAAAGTCACCGACATCACAGCCTGAAATACAAAGTAGGTCACTGACAtcacagtctgaaatacaaagtAGGTTATAGGTACTGGTAACAAAAGTCTCCGTCATCACAGCCTGAAATACAAAGTAGGTTATAGGTACTGGTAACAAAGGTCACCGACAtcacagtctgaaatacaaagtAGGTTATAGGTACTGGTAACAAAGGTCACAGACAtcacagtctgaaatacaaagtaggtcactgacatcacagtctgaaatacaaagtAGGTTATAGGTGCTGGTAATAAAGATCTCCGTCATCACAGCCTGAAATACAAAGTAGGTTATAGTACTGGTAACAAAGGTCACCGACATCACAGCCTGAAATACAAAGTAGGTCACTGACATCACAGCCTGAAATACAAAGTAGGTTATAGTACTGGTAACAAAGGTCACCGACATCACAGCCTGAAATACAAAGTAGGTTATAGGTACTGGTAACAAAAGTCACCGACATCACAGCCTGAAATACGAAGTAGGTTATAGGTACTGGTAACAAAGGTCACTGACAtcacagtctgaaatacaaagtAGGTTATAGGTACTGGTAACAAAAGTCACCGACATCACAGCCTGAAATACGAAGTAGGTTATAGGTACTGGTAACAAAGATCTCCGTCAtcacagtctgaaatacaaagtAGGTTATAGGTACTGGTAACAAAGATCTCCGTCATCA
This region includes:
- the LOC117339051 gene encoding uncharacterized protein LOC117339051; translation: MTAFLYLLLIFLSDILGCDAGDFCYQYLTYSYSYSQEYFSYYGYCDAGCCGYTVYRTCCQNKTNAGMIAGIVVGVLLFIAAIAIIVICIYKNSKPIDLTPDNEMEACPSECNSDIMLGPMCGEDGNETFHPPPNQAAGGPPFDVMGQTNPTMTVEASVSPPPPYSDGNRY